The Flavobacterium piscisymbiosum genome includes a region encoding these proteins:
- a CDS encoding phosphoribosylanthranilate isomerase: MKYPDNILEVGALLPDYMGFIFWEKSARYFNGEIPELIKTIKKVGVFVDQTHDEILGKVAKYNLQAVQLHGNESVEFLSELKKQLPKKIEIIKVFSADENFDFEIIKPFEAVCDYFMFDTKGKLPGGNGTTFDWTILKKYTSKKPFFLSGGIGINELKAIEEISKTNLPIYAVDINSKFEIEPGLKNKNLFSNFKRKFDVANF, encoded by the coding sequence ATGAAATATCCAGATAATATCCTCGAAGTAGGTGCACTCCTACCCGATTATATGGGATTTATTTTCTGGGAAAAGTCCGCACGATATTTTAACGGAGAAATTCCGGAATTAATCAAAACAATAAAAAAAGTCGGTGTTTTTGTCGATCAAACTCACGACGAAATTCTTGGAAAAGTAGCCAAATACAATTTACAAGCCGTTCAGTTACACGGAAATGAATCGGTTGAATTTTTATCAGAATTAAAAAAACAATTACCAAAGAAAATCGAAATCATCAAAGTATTTTCGGCAGATGAAAATTTTGATTTCGAAATTATAAAACCTTTCGAAGCCGTTTGTGATTACTTTATGTTTGACACAAAAGGGAAATTACCAGGCGGAAACGGAACCACTTTTGACTGGACTATATTAAAAAAATACACTTCGAAAAAGCCCTTCTTTTTAAGCGGCGGCATCGGAATAAATGAATTAAAAGCGATCGAAGAAATTTCAAAAACAAATCTTCCTATTTATGCAGTCGATATAAATAGTAAATTTGAAATCGAACCGGGACTTAAAAACAAAAATCTATTTAGCAATTTCAAACGAAAATTTGATGTTGCCAACTTTTAA
- the trpB gene encoding tryptophan synthase subunit beta, producing MNFNVNEKGYYGEFGGAYIPEMLYPNVEELRQNYLKITSEPDFKAEFDQLLKDYVGRPSPLYFAKRLSEKYNTKVYLKREDLNHTGAHKVNNTIGQILVAKRLGKKRIIAETGAGQHGVATATVCALMGLQCIVYMGEIDIARQAPNVARMKMLGAEVRPALSGSRTLKDATNEAIRDWINNPVDTHYIIGSAIGPHPYPDMVTRFQSVISEEIKWQLKEKEGRENPDYVVACIGGGSNAAGTYYHFLHEPEVGIIAVEAAGKGVDSGHSAATSKLGKVGVIHGCKTLLMQTPDGQITEPYSISAGLDYPGVGPMHAHLAQTGRGEFFSVTDDDAMNAGLQLTKLEGIIPAIESAHAFAVLDQKKFKPTDIVVISLSGRGDKDLDNYIDYFKL from the coding sequence ATGAATTTTAACGTTAACGAAAAAGGATATTACGGAGAATTTGGAGGAGCTTATATTCCTGAAATGCTGTATCCTAATGTAGAAGAATTACGCCAGAATTACTTAAAAATTACCAGCGAACCAGATTTTAAAGCAGAATTTGATCAATTGCTAAAAGATTACGTAGGACGCCCTAGTCCGCTTTACTTTGCCAAGCGTTTATCTGAAAAATACAATACTAAAGTTTATCTTAAAAGAGAAGATTTAAATCATACCGGAGCACATAAAGTAAATAATACCATTGGGCAAATTTTGGTGGCAAAACGTTTAGGAAAAAAACGTATTATTGCCGAAACCGGAGCGGGTCAACACGGTGTTGCAACAGCAACAGTTTGCGCATTAATGGGATTGCAATGTATCGTTTATATGGGCGAAATCGACATTGCGCGCCAGGCTCCAAACGTAGCCCGTATGAAAATGTTAGGCGCTGAGGTTCGTCCTGCTCTTTCGGGTTCAAGAACTTTAAAAGATGCTACAAACGAAGCGATTCGCGACTGGATTAACAATCCGGTTGACACGCATTATATTATCGGATCTGCTATTGGACCACATCCATATCCGGATATGGTGACACGTTTTCAAAGTGTGATTTCCGAAGAAATAAAATGGCAGTTAAAAGAAAAAGAAGGACGCGAAAATCCTGATTATGTTGTCGCTTGTATTGGTGGCGGAAGTAATGCTGCCGGAACATATTATCACTTTTTACATGAGCCGGAAGTTGGCATTATTGCCGTTGAAGCTGCCGGAAAAGGAGTTGATAGCGGTCATAGCGCAGCAACAAGTAAATTAGGAAAAGTGGGCGTGATTCACGGCTGTAAAACCCTTTTGATGCAAACCCCAGACGGACAAATTACGGAGCCGTATTCGATTTCTGCAGGTTTAGATTATCCAGGAGTTGGCCCAATGCACGCGCATTTGGCACAAACCGGACGCGGAGAATTTTTCTCTGTTACCGATGATGATGCTATGAATGCAGGTTTACAATTAACAAAATTAGAAGGAATAATTCCGGCGATTGAGAGTGCGCATGCTTTTGCCGTTTTAGATCAAAAGAAATTTAAACCTACGGATATTGTAGTCATCAGTCTTTCTGGCCGTGGCGATAAAGATTTAGACAATTATATCGATTATTTTAAGTTGTAA
- a CDS encoding gamma-glutamylcyclotransferase family protein — MTKLFSYGTLRSKQIQMQLFNKVLNGTKDQLLGHKLKSLQIEEEFGMADYVVAVPTEDASDPIHGVAFNISASDLAKVDIFESNAYKRVQVTLKSGTAAWVYIENK; from the coding sequence ATGACAAAGTTATTCTCATACGGAACATTAAGATCGAAACAAATTCAGATGCAGCTTTTTAATAAAGTATTAAATGGCACTAAAGATCAGCTTTTGGGTCACAAGCTAAAAAGTCTTCAAATAGAAGAAGAATTTGGAATGGCAGATTATGTCGTGGCCGTACCAACAGAAGATGCTTCAGATCCCATACACGGCGTGGCTTTTAATATTTCGGCTTCGGATTTAGCTAAAGTAGATATATTCGAATCTAATGCTTACAAAAGAGTTCAGGTCACGTTGAAGTCCGGAACAGCTGCCTGGGTTTATATAGAAAATAAATAA
- a CDS encoding carbon-nitrogen hydrolase family protein, producing the protein MILAAAQTKPIRGDIDANLLDHYRLIDLAAENGAQLIAFPELSITGYEREHAQKLAFKKDDSRLDHLKKQAVENNIIIVAGAPIQVESQLFIGEFVISPDNSVAVYTKQFLHEGEEEFFSPSFGYNPMITIENQKISFAICADIDNPLHPENACKRATNIYIASIFFTPNGIPNAYRDLQHYAQKHKMNILMANFSGESWGYSSGGKSAFWNNKGELIGQMNDSDSGLLLVENQNDNWTSKVVKI; encoded by the coding sequence ATGATTTTAGCAGCAGCACAAACAAAACCAATAAGAGGAGATATTGACGCTAATTTATTAGATCATTATCGTCTTATCGATTTGGCTGCGGAAAACGGAGCACAATTAATCGCATTTCCTGAATTATCAATTACAGGTTATGAAAGAGAACATGCTCAAAAACTGGCTTTCAAAAAAGACGATTCCCGATTGGATCATTTAAAAAAACAGGCTGTTGAAAATAATATTATTATTGTTGCAGGCGCGCCAATTCAGGTAGAATCTCAATTATTTATAGGAGAATTTGTTATTTCTCCGGATAATTCGGTTGCGGTTTATACGAAACAGTTTTTGCATGAAGGCGAAGAGGAGTTTTTCTCTCCTTCTTTCGGTTATAATCCGATGATTACAATTGAGAATCAAAAGATTTCGTTTGCCATTTGTGCTGATATTGATAATCCGCTGCATCCTGAAAATGCTTGTAAAAGAGCAACTAATATTTATATCGCCAGTATTTTCTTTACACCAAACGGGATTCCGAATGCGTATCGCGATTTACAGCATTACGCTCAAAAACATAAAATGAATATTTTGATGGCTAATTTTAGTGGAGAATCCTGGGGTTATTCTTCTGGCGGAAAAAGTGCTTTTTGGAATAATAAAGGAGAATTGATTGGGCAAATGAATGATTCAGATTCAGGATTATTATTGGTAGAAAATCAAAATGATAACTGGACGAGCAAAGTTGTGAAGATTTAA
- the trpA gene encoding tryptophan synthase subunit alpha: MNRITQKLQEDKKILSIYFSAGYPNLNDTVQIIQDLEKNGVDLIEIGLPFSDPLADGPTIQASSTTALHNGMTTQILFDQLQHIRESVKIPLIIMGYFNPMLQYGVEAFCKKCAEIGIDGLIIPDLPVDVYADEYKAIFEKYGLINVFLITPQTSDERIRFIDSVSNGFIYMVSSASVTGSQSGFGNVQEDYFERISNMNLKNPQIIGFGISNKETFNQATKFAKGAIIGSAFIKHLSENGSGKIEEFVGEIR; encoded by the coding sequence ATGAACAGAATAACTCAAAAATTACAAGAAGATAAAAAGATACTTTCTATTTATTTTTCAGCTGGATATCCTAATTTAAATGATACCGTTCAGATTATTCAGGATTTAGAAAAAAATGGCGTTGACTTAATCGAAATTGGTTTGCCTTTTAGTGATCCTTTGGCTGATGGACCAACGATTCAGGCGAGTTCTACAACCGCGCTTCATAACGGGATGACGACTCAAATTCTTTTTGATCAGCTACAGCACATCCGCGAAAGCGTAAAAATTCCGTTGATTATTATGGGCTATTTTAATCCGATGTTACAATACGGAGTTGAGGCTTTTTGTAAAAAATGTGCCGAAATAGGTATTGATGGATTAATTATTCCTGATTTACCGGTGGATGTTTACGCAGATGAATACAAAGCGATTTTCGAAAAATATGGTTTAATTAATGTATTTCTGATTACGCCACAAACTTCTGACGAACGTATTCGTTTTATCGACAGCGTTTCAAACGGATTTATTTATATGGTAAGTTCTGCAAGTGTAACAGGATCTCAATCAGGTTTTGGAAACGTACAGGAAGATTATTTCGAAAGAATTTCAAATATGAACCTTAAAAACCCACAAATTATTGGTTTCGGAATTTCGAATAAAGAAACTTTTAATCAGGCTACTAAATTTGCAAAAGGTGCAATTATTGGAAGCGCTTTTATAAAACATTTGAGTGAGAATGGTTCTGGTAAAATTGAGGAATTTGTTGGTGAGATTCGATAA